The following are encoded together in the Citrus sinensis cultivar Valencia sweet orange chromosome 1, DVS_A1.0, whole genome shotgun sequence genome:
- the LOC102626097 gene encoding peroxiredoxin-2, which translates to MAPIAVGDPLPDGTLAYFDEQDQLQQVSVHSLAAGKKVILFGVPGAFTPTCSLKHVPGFIEKADELKSKGVDEILCISVNDPFVMKAWAKTFPENKSVKFLADGSAKYTHALGLELDLSEKGLGTRSRRFALLVDDLKVKAANVESGGDFTVSSADDILKAL; encoded by the exons ATGGCTCCTATCGCAGTCGGTGACCCCTTGCCGGACGGTACTCTAGCTTACTTCGACGAACAAGATCAGTTGCAGCAAGTGTCCGTACACTCGCTCGCTGCCGGTAAAAAGGTCATCCTCTTTGGCGTCCCCGGTGCTTTCACTCCTACTTGCAG CTTGAAGCATGTGCCTGGATTCATCGAGAAGGCTGATGAGTTGAAGTCAAAAGGCGTCGATGAAATTCTCTGCATAAGCG TTAATGACCCATTTGTGATGAAGGCATGGGCCAAAACATTTCCTGAGAACAAGAGCGTGAAGTTCCTGGCTGATGGCTCAGCAAAATACACCCATGCTTTGGGGCTTGAGCTTGACCTCAGTGAGAAAGGACTTGGCACCCGGTCAAGGAGGTTTGCTCTCTTGGTTGATGACCTCAAGGTGAAGGCCGCAAATGTTGAATCTGGTGGAGATTTCACAGTCTCCAGTGCTGATGACATCCTCAAGGCTCTTTAA